The following coding sequences lie in one Pseudomonas sp. B33.4 genomic window:
- a CDS encoding autotransporter domain-containing protein → MNNNNTPAQTGGRFALKTLTLAVLCAIGTAHAAPYVESGRTGDPSSWRSTEFQADWGLGAIGADHAYAAGYTGKGVKLGIFDQPVYAAHPEFSGSNKVVTLVTSGIREYTDPYIPVKAGDAFRYDGSPSVGSDGKLGAHGTHVGGIAAGSRDGGPMHGVAFGAQIISADNGDPGPEDGIVRGNDGAVYKAGWDALIASGARIINNSWGIGITDRFDLGGRDPAYPHFTVNDAQLQFNEIRTLLGTKPGGAYDGAIAAARSGIVTIFAAGNDYNLNNPDAIAGLGYFVPDIAPNWITVAALQQNPDLASANPYIMSTFSSRCGYTASFCVSAPGTKIFSAIIEGTNADNLTTSYKNYNGTSMAAPHVAGSMAVLMERFPYMTGDQVATVLRTTATDLGAPGIDALYGWGMINLRKGIDGPSMFVTEQDIPAEFRIDGAYGSGQFVADLPGIGAIIDQGKPTERVCTDITCGLDTWRNDISGHGGLTKQGIGTLVLTGNNTYSGPTLVNQGRLAINGSLQSAVTVNDGGILGGNGHIGALSVNSGGTVAPGNSIGTLNVAGDVTFAPGSTYAVELSPPSSDQIIATGKAVIEGATVSMSLENSPTLLTTNEVQSLLGTQYNILQAAGGIEGRFGQVLPDYAFLGGTLAYSANGIQLAVGRNDASFASVGLTPNQRAVGAAAERLGAGNALFETLLLSPNAASAQQAFQQLSGEIHPAIGTMLINDSRYLREAVGERLRERDLFNAGAPTDDRSNAWVKVLGSWGESDGGHDNADSNSSIGGLLAGVDGLIAEDTRLGFVTGYSDSSLSMGSGTHSSASVDSYHLGAYLGHQIDALRLTVGGAYSWHRVDVKRDLQFGDVSGKQKTKHDAATTQVFTEAAYDLGLQPMNLEPFANLSYVHLNTESFTEKGDAAALKGGEDNRDVVLSTLGVRAKRSFALSDQHQLELGASLGWQHNLNNVDADSHLAFANGNSAFTVQGVSMDRDAAVVGVRAGLALNRDVRVNLDYNGLIGSNEKDHGVGLTLDWQF, encoded by the coding sequence AGTCGTCACCCTGGTCACCAGCGGGATCCGCGAATACACCGACCCGTACATCCCGGTCAAAGCCGGCGATGCGTTCCGCTATGACGGTTCGCCCTCGGTCGGCTCCGACGGCAAACTCGGCGCCCACGGCACCCACGTCGGCGGTATCGCCGCCGGCAGTCGCGACGGCGGGCCGATGCACGGCGTGGCGTTCGGTGCGCAGATCATCAGCGCCGACAACGGCGACCCGGGCCCGGAGGACGGCATTGTTCGCGGCAACGACGGCGCGGTGTACAAGGCCGGTTGGGATGCACTGATCGCCAGCGGCGCGCGGATCATCAACAACAGTTGGGGCATCGGCATCACTGACCGCTTCGACCTCGGCGGCCGCGATCCGGCGTACCCGCATTTCACCGTCAATGACGCGCAGTTGCAGTTCAACGAAATCCGCACACTGCTCGGCACCAAACCGGGCGGCGCCTATGACGGCGCAATTGCCGCCGCGCGCAGCGGCATCGTCACGATCTTCGCCGCCGGTAACGACTACAACCTCAACAACCCGGACGCCATCGCCGGCCTCGGCTATTTCGTTCCGGACATCGCGCCGAACTGGATCACCGTCGCCGCGTTGCAGCAGAACCCGGACCTGGCCAGCGCCAACCCGTACATCATGAGTACGTTCTCTTCGCGTTGCGGCTACACCGCGAGCTTCTGCGTCTCGGCGCCGGGCACGAAAATCTTCAGCGCGATCATTGAAGGCACCAACGCCGACAACCTCACCACCAGCTACAAGAATTACAACGGCACCTCGATGGCCGCGCCGCACGTCGCCGGTTCCATGGCCGTGCTGATGGAGCGCTTCCCGTACATGACGGGCGACCAAGTCGCCACGGTCTTGCGCACCACGGCCACCGACCTCGGCGCACCGGGCATCGACGCCTTGTACGGCTGGGGCATGATCAACCTGCGCAAGGGCATCGACGGCCCGTCGATGTTCGTCACCGAGCAGGACATTCCGGCGGAATTCCGCATCGACGGCGCTTACGGTTCCGGCCAGTTTGTCGCGGATCTGCCGGGCATCGGCGCGATCATCGATCAGGGCAAACCGACCGAGCGCGTGTGCACCGACATCACCTGCGGCCTCGATACCTGGCGCAACGACATTTCCGGTCACGGCGGTTTGACCAAGCAAGGTATCGGCACCCTGGTGCTGACCGGCAACAACACTTACAGCGGCCCGACCCTGGTCAATCAGGGACGGCTGGCCATCAACGGCTCGCTGCAATCGGCGGTGACGGTGAATGACGGCGGTATCCTCGGCGGCAATGGCCATATCGGCGCGCTGTCGGTGAACAGCGGCGGTACGGTCGCGCCAGGTAACTCCATCGGCACCCTGAATGTGGCCGGTGACGTGACGTTTGCACCGGGTTCGACCTACGCGGTAGAGCTGTCGCCGCCCAGCAGCGATCAGATCATCGCCACGGGCAAAGCCGTGATTGAAGGCGCCACTGTGAGCATGTCGCTGGAAAACAGCCCGACATTGCTGACCACCAACGAAGTGCAAAGCCTGCTCGGCACTCAGTACAACATCCTGCAAGCGGCGGGCGGCATTGAAGGGCGTTTCGGTCAGGTGTTGCCGGATTACGCGTTCCTCGGCGGCACGCTGGCGTACTCGGCGAATGGCATCCAATTGGCGGTCGGGCGTAACGACGCCTCGTTCGCCAGCGTCGGTCTGACGCCGAATCAACGCGCCGTGGGCGCTGCGGCTGAACGGCTGGGCGCTGGCAATGCGCTGTTCGAAACCCTGTTGCTGTCGCCGAATGCGGCGTCGGCGCAGCAAGCCTTCCAGCAATTGTCCGGCGAAATCCACCCGGCCATTGGCACAATGCTGATCAACGACAGCCGTTACCTGCGTGAAGCGGTGGGCGAGCGTCTGCGCGAGCGTGATCTGTTCAATGCCGGCGCTCCAACCGATGACCGCAGCAACGCCTGGGTCAAGGTGTTGGGTTCGTGGGGCGAGAGCGATGGCGGGCATGACAATGCCGACTCCAACAGCTCCATCGGTGGCTTGCTGGCCGGTGTCGATGGCCTGATCGCTGAAGATACCCGTCTGGGTTTCGTTACCGGTTATAGCGACAGTTCGTTGAGCATGGGCAGCGGCACGCATTCGTCGGCGTCGGTCGACAGCTACCACTTGGGTGCGTACCTGGGGCATCAGATCGATGCGCTGCGTCTGACCGTCGGTGGCGCGTACAGCTGGCACCGTGTCGACGTCAAACGTGACCTGCAGTTTGGGGACGTCAGCGGTAAACAAAAGACCAAGCATGATGCCGCAACCACTCAAGTATTCACCGAGGCCGCTTATGATCTGGGCCTGCAACCGATGAATCTGGAGCCGTTCGCCAATCTGTCCTACGTGCACCTCAACACTGAAAGCTTCACCGAAAAAGGTGATGCGGCAGCGCTGAAGGGCGGTGAGGACAATCGCGATGTGGTGCTGTCGACCCTCGGTGTGCGCGCCAAGCGTTCGTTCGCCCTGTCGGATCAGCATCAGCTTGAGCTGGGCGCGAGCCTCGGCTGGCAGCACAACCTGAACAACGTTGATGCCGACAGCCACCTGGCCTTCGCCAACGGCAACAGCGCGTTCACCGTGCAGGGCGTGTCGATGGATCGCGACGCTGCGGTGGTCGGCGTGCGGGCGGGTCTGGCGCTCAACCGCGATGTGCGGGTGAACCTGGATTACAACGGACTGATCGGCTCGAACGAGAAGGACCACGGTGTGGGTCTGACCCTCGACTGGCAGTTCTAA
- a CDS encoding ATP-dependent DNA helicase, which translates to MSYSIAVRALCEFTAKTGDLDLRFTPSPTALEGIAGHRTVASRRNEKYQSEVALEGEFLQLKVKGRADGYDPAQNCLEEVKTYRGDLSKQPANHRQLHWAQAKIYGWLMCRKLDLEQINLALVYFDIVSEKETCLVEAFSADALQAFFEQQCTLFLQWAEQEMAHREARNLAAQQLTFPHADFRPGQRHLAESVFKAVSTGRCLMAQAPTGIGKTLGTLFPMLKALAPQQLDKVFFLTAKTPGRKLALDASQVLFDQSPALPLRVLEMVARDKACEHPDKACHGESCPLAQGFYDRLPAAREAASRIRLLDQAAMREVAAQHAVCPYYLSQEMARWVDVVIADYNYYFDFSAMLFGLAQLNQWKVAVLADEAHNLVERGRQMYSASLDQFTLGSVRKTAPAPLKKSLQRINREWNALHAPQLAAYQAYDKAPEKLLQAISLCCAAIGDYLNDHPQGLDSALQNFYFDLLQFARVAELYDEHYLFDISKRDLDRKKPLSQLCLRNVVPAAFIGPRLKAARSSVLFSATLSPRHYYADLLGTPADTVWIDVESPFCAEQLQVQIVSRISTRFNHRQASLEPIVELIARQFSERPGNYLAFFSSFDYLQQVASLLAERYPHITLWQQSRGMLEGARQAFLDQFTAHSQGVGFAVLGGAFGEGIDLPGARLIGAFIATLGLAQFNPVNEQLKYRMAAIFGAGYDYTYLYPGVQKVVQAAGRVIRTREDRGVVMLIDDRFAESRIKQLLPRWWAINHESAASQFAGLPHTSDHDNGW; encoded by the coding sequence TTGAGCTACAGCATTGCCGTGCGCGCACTGTGCGAGTTCACCGCCAAGACTGGCGACCTCGACCTGCGCTTCACCCCATCACCCACGGCGCTGGAGGGTATCGCCGGCCACCGCACCGTAGCCTCGCGGCGCAACGAGAAATATCAAAGCGAAGTGGCGCTGGAAGGCGAGTTTCTGCAATTGAAGGTCAAGGGCAGGGCGGATGGCTATGACCCGGCGCAAAACTGCCTGGAAGAGGTCAAAACCTACCGGGGCGACCTGAGCAAACAACCGGCCAATCACCGCCAGTTGCATTGGGCGCAGGCGAAGATCTATGGCTGGCTGATGTGTCGCAAACTCGACCTTGAGCAGATCAATCTGGCGCTGGTGTATTTCGATATCGTCAGCGAAAAAGAGACCTGTCTGGTCGAAGCGTTCAGTGCAGATGCGTTGCAAGCTTTTTTCGAACAGCAATGCACGCTGTTCCTGCAATGGGCCGAACAGGAAATGGCCCATCGCGAGGCGCGCAATCTGGCCGCGCAACAACTGACGTTTCCCCACGCGGATTTTCGCCCCGGTCAGCGGCATCTGGCCGAGTCGGTGTTCAAGGCCGTCAGCACCGGCCGCTGTCTGATGGCCCAGGCGCCGACCGGCATCGGCAAAACCCTCGGCACACTGTTCCCGATGCTCAAAGCCCTGGCGCCACAGCAACTGGACAAGGTGTTCTTCCTCACCGCCAAGACACCGGGGCGCAAACTGGCGCTGGATGCCAGTCAGGTGTTGTTCGATCAGTCGCCAGCCTTGCCCTTGCGGGTGCTGGAAATGGTCGCCCGCGACAAGGCCTGCGAACACCCGGACAAAGCCTGCCACGGCGAATCCTGCCCGTTGGCCCAAGGCTTTTATGATCGCCTTCCGGCCGCGCGGGAAGCGGCCAGCCGAATCCGCCTGCTCGACCAAGCAGCCATGCGCGAGGTCGCCGCGCAACACGCGGTGTGCCCGTATTACCTGAGTCAGGAGATGGCCCGTTGGGTAGACGTGGTGATCGCCGACTACAACTACTACTTCGACTTCAGCGCCATGCTCTTCGGTCTGGCCCAGCTCAACCAATGGAAAGTCGCGGTGCTGGCGGACGAGGCGCACAACCTCGTCGAGCGTGGCCGGCAGATGTACAGCGCCAGTCTTGATCAGTTCACCCTCGGCAGTGTGCGCAAAACGGCACCGGCGCCGTTGAAAAAATCCCTGCAACGGATCAACCGTGAATGGAACGCGCTGCATGCGCCGCAATTGGCGGCGTATCAGGCGTACGACAAGGCGCCGGAAAAACTCCTGCAAGCGATCTCGCTGTGTTGCGCCGCCATTGGCGATTACCTCAATGACCATCCGCAGGGTCTCGACAGCGCCTTGCAGAACTTCTATTTCGACCTGCTGCAATTCGCCCGGGTCGCGGAGCTTTACGACGAGCATTACCTGTTCGACATCAGCAAGCGTGACCTCGACCGCAAAAAGCCGCTGTCGCAATTGTGCCTGCGCAACGTGGTGCCGGCCGCGTTCATTGGCCCACGCCTGAAAGCGGCGCGCAGCAGTGTGTTGTTTTCTGCCACGCTCAGCCCGCGCCACTATTACGCCGATTTGCTCGGCACGCCCGCCGACACCGTGTGGATCGACGTCGAATCGCCGTTTTGCGCCGAGCAGTTGCAGGTGCAGATCGTCAGCCGCATCTCGACGCGCTTCAACCATCGTCAGGCCTCGCTGGAGCCAATCGTTGAACTGATCGCGCGGCAGTTCAGTGAGCGCCCCGGCAACTACCTGGCGTTTTTCAGCAGCTTCGATTATCTGCAACAAGTGGCGTCGTTACTGGCTGAGCGTTATCCGCACATCACCCTCTGGCAGCAATCGCGAGGGATGCTCGAAGGCGCGCGGCAGGCATTTCTCGACCAGTTCACCGCACACAGCCAGGGCGTCGGCTTTGCCGTATTGGGCGGTGCGTTCGGTGAAGGCATCGATTTGCCCGGTGCGCGGCTGATTGGCGCGTTCATCGCGACACTGGGGCTGGCGCAGTTCAATCCGGTCAACGAACAGCTCAAATACCGCATGGCCGCCATCTTCGGCGCCGGTTATGACTACACCTACCTGTACCCCGGCGTGCAGAAAGTGGTGCAGGCCGCCGGGCGCGTCATCCGTACCC
- a CDS encoding VRR-NUC domain-containing protein — MTANPLDDPFYYLNNFRQVLDWLELRYADVMSETEHAFIHDFKALPRASQGLLVRMVMRKGVHFRAGKLNYLEIGDIAEAAQPLLERGWIDEHAPLTLAELFDVLLKAELLQAFGAAIEQPKGRKDDWLPLLAEQFNELRSLRDWAPLLQDRLFSLTLMDLCDRLRLMFFGNLYQDWSEFVLADLGIFTYEKVEFCADSRGLRSREDVDACLFLHHCQMRFEAGEPLDTIVEQVSTLHFDNPWLQRRRGKVLFQIGQYCERISEFALALSIYRDCAYPGARLRMIRVLERSGEYALALELGTLAEQAPESAAEQQGLQRILPRVRRKLGGPPLKRTSAKPVERLDLQLPRTDPALSVEFYVQAHLHDDDGPVHYVENSLINSLFGLLCWPAIFAPLPGAFFHPFQRGPVDLLNEDFQHRRAELFQACLSELDDERYAATIRQRFIDKWGIQSPFVFWGALNQELLEQALACLPAEHLKHWFNRLLLDIKANRAGMPDLIQFWPQHKTYRMIEVKGPGDRLQDNQLRWLEFCHQHQMPVAVCYVQWAEQIA, encoded by the coding sequence GTGACTGCCAATCCCCTCGACGATCCGTTCTATTACCTTAACAACTTCCGGCAAGTGCTTGATTGGCTTGAGCTTCGCTATGCCGATGTGATGAGCGAAACGGAACACGCCTTTATCCATGACTTCAAGGCCTTGCCCCGTGCATCGCAGGGTTTGCTGGTGCGGATGGTGATGCGCAAGGGTGTGCATTTTCGGGCCGGCAAACTCAACTACCTTGAAATCGGCGACATCGCCGAGGCCGCGCAGCCCTTGCTGGAACGTGGCTGGATCGACGAACACGCGCCGCTGACCCTCGCCGAGTTGTTCGACGTGCTGCTCAAGGCCGAGCTTCTGCAAGCCTTCGGCGCCGCCATCGAACAGCCCAAGGGGCGCAAGGATGACTGGCTGCCGCTGCTGGCCGAGCAGTTCAACGAGTTGCGCAGCCTGCGCGATTGGGCACCGCTGCTGCAAGACCGGTTGTTCAGCCTGACCCTCATGGACCTGTGCGACCGCTTGCGGCTGATGTTCTTCGGCAACCTGTATCAGGACTGGTCGGAATTCGTCCTCGCCGACCTGGGCATCTTTACCTATGAAAAAGTCGAATTCTGCGCGGACTCGCGAGGTCTGCGCAGCCGTGAAGACGTCGACGCCTGTCTGTTCCTGCACCACTGCCAAATGCGCTTCGAGGCCGGCGAACCACTGGACACCATCGTCGAGCAGGTCAGTACGTTGCACTTCGACAACCCGTGGCTGCAACGTCGGCGCGGCAAAGTGCTGTTTCAGATCGGCCAGTACTGCGAGCGCATCAGCGAATTTGCCCTGGCCCTGAGCATTTACCGTGACTGCGCCTATCCCGGCGCGCGTTTGCGCATGATTCGCGTGCTGGAGCGCAGCGGTGAATACGCACTGGCACTGGAACTCGGCACACTCGCCGAACAGGCACCCGAAAGCGCCGCCGAGCAGCAAGGTCTGCAACGGATTCTGCCAAGGGTGCGGCGCAAACTCGGCGGCCCGCCGCTCAAGCGCACATCGGCGAAACCGGTCGAGCGGCTGGATCTGCAATTGCCGCGCACCGACCCAGCCTTGTCCGTGGAGTTTTACGTGCAGGCGCATCTGCACGATGACGATGGCCCGGTGCATTACGTGGAAAACAGCCTGATCAACTCGCTGTTCGGCCTGTTGTGCTGGCCGGCGATTTTCGCGCCGTTGCCCGGTGCGTTCTTTCACCCGTTCCAGCGTGGCCCGGTGGACCTGCTCAACGAAGATTTCCAGCACCGCCGCGCCGAGCTGTTTCAGGCGTGCCTGAGTGAACTCGATGACGAACGCTATGCCGCGACCATTCGCCAGCGCTTCATCGACAAGTGGGGCATCCAGTCGCCATTCGTGTTTTGGGGCGCATTGAATCAAGAGCTGCTGGAGCAGGCACTGGCCTGTCTCCCCGCCGAACACCTCAAACACTGGTTCAACCGCTTGCTGCTCGACATCAAGGCCAACCGAGCCGGCATGCCCGACCTGATCCAGTTCTGGCCGCAGCACAAAACCTACCGAATGATTGAAGTGAAAGGCCCCGGCGATCGCCTGCAGGACAACCAGTTGCGCTGGCTGGAGTTCTGCCATCAACACCAGATGCCAGTGGCCGTGTGTTACGTGCAATGGGCGGAGCAGATCGCTTGA
- a CDS encoding polyurethanase: MGLFDYKNADGKSLYSDAIALTLYAYTPTGKPLPATAWAPVTATALGYQGKVGPQGTFFGEKDGFTSAEAEVLGKYDAAGKLIGIGVAFRGTGGLGYSDTFGDLKNNLLAAIGPSDYASNYAKNAFDNLLKAVAAFAIANGIGAKDVLLSGHSLGGLGVNSVAELSASNWGGFFKDANYITFASPTQSSTGNNVLNIGFENDPVFRVLDGTTFSSASMGKHDKPHDSTTDNIVNFNDNYASTAQNLVPFSIVNPLNWSAHSSLGYADGLNRVIDSRFYNLTHKDSTIIVSNLEEASRGKTWVEDLGRSGEPHTGSTFIIGTQSSDWLKGGAGNDFLEGLGGDDRFRDDGGYNILLGGQGHNTFELQKPLQNFSFANDGDGTLYVRDAYGGISMTRDIGALVSKESGSWWGSKEITWGVTAKGLTNGSELTQYNHSLSGDGYGNALHASADGDWLFGLGGDDKLISDKGHVTFVGGAGNDVMTAVGGNNTFLFSGAFGFDAINGYQGSDKLVFMGVEGAGQGYDYKQHASQTGNDTVLKIGDYAVTLIGVGVANLSDSAFVFA, encoded by the coding sequence ATGGGACTGTTCGATTATAAAAATGCCGATGGCAAATCCTTGTACAGCGACGCCATCGCACTGACGCTGTATGCCTACACGCCGACCGGCAAACCGTTGCCGGCCACCGCTTGGGCGCCGGTCACGGCGACGGCGTTGGGCTATCAGGGCAAGGTCGGGCCACAAGGCACGTTCTTTGGCGAGAAGGACGGCTTCACCAGCGCCGAAGCCGAAGTGCTCGGCAAATACGACGCTGCCGGCAAGTTGATTGGCATCGGCGTGGCCTTTCGCGGCACCGGCGGGCTGGGTTACAGCGATACTTTCGGCGACCTGAAAAACAACCTGCTGGCCGCCATCGGGCCTTCGGATTACGCGAGCAACTACGCGAAAAACGCTTTCGACAATCTGCTCAAGGCTGTCGCCGCGTTCGCCATTGCCAACGGCATCGGTGCCAAGGACGTGCTGCTCAGCGGCCATAGCCTCGGCGGGCTCGGCGTCAACAGCGTGGCCGAGTTGAGCGCGAGCAACTGGGGCGGCTTCTTCAAGGACGCCAACTACATCACCTTCGCCTCGCCAACCCAGAGCAGCACCGGCAATAACGTGCTGAACATCGGTTTCGAGAACGACCCGGTGTTCCGCGTGCTCGACGGCACCACGTTCAGCAGCGCGTCGATGGGCAAGCACGACAAGCCCCACGATTCGACCACCGACAACATCGTCAACTTCAACGACAACTACGCTTCCACCGCGCAGAACCTGGTGCCGTTCAGCATCGTCAATCCGCTGAACTGGTCGGCCCACAGCTCGCTGGGGTATGCCGATGGCTTGAATCGGGTGATCGATTCCAGGTTCTACAACCTGACGCATAAAGACTCGACGATCATCGTCTCCAATCTGGAAGAAGCGTCTCGCGGCAAGACCTGGGTTGAGGATCTCGGTCGCAGCGGCGAGCCGCACACCGGCAGCACGTTCATCATCGGCACCCAGAGCAGCGACTGGCTCAAGGGCGGCGCGGGCAATGACTTCCTTGAAGGCCTGGGCGGCGATGACCGTTTCCGTGATGACGGCGGCTACAACATCCTGCTCGGTGGCCAGGGCCACAACACCTTCGAACTGCAGAAACCGCTGCAGAACTTCAGCTTCGCCAACGACGGTGACGGCACGCTGTACGTGCGCGACGCTTACGGCGGCATCAGCATGACCCGCGACATCGGCGCGCTGGTGAGCAAGGAATCGGGTTCGTGGTGGGGCAGCAAGGAAATCACTTGGGGTGTCACCGCCAAGGGTTTGACCAACGGCAGCGAGCTGACCCAGTACAACCACTCGCTCAGCGGCGATGGCTACGGCAATGCGCTGCACGCCTCGGCTGACGGTGACTGGCTATTCGGCCTCGGTGGCGATGACAAGCTGATCAGCGACAAGGGCCATGTGACCTTCGTCGGCGGCGCCGGTAACGACGTGATGACGGCGGTGGGTGGCAACAACACGTTCCTGTTCAGCGGCGCGTTCGGTTTCGATGCCATCAACGGCTATCAGGGCAGCGACAAACTGGTGTTCATGGGCGTCGAAGGCGCGGGGCAGGGCTACGACTACAAGCAGCACGCGTCGCAGACCGGCAACGATACCGTGCTGAAGATTGGCGACTATGCCGTGACCCTGATCGGGGTGGGAGTGGCTAACCTGTCGGACTCGGCGTTCGTGTTCGCCTAA
- a CDS encoding polyurethanase, with protein sequence MGVYDYKNFGTADSKALFSDAMAITLYSYHNLDNGFAAGYQHNGFGLGLPATLVTALLGGTDSQGVIPGIPWNPDSEKLALDAVKKAGWTPITASQLGYDGKTDARGTFFGEKAGYTTAQVEILGKYDAQGHLTELGIAFRGTSGPRENLILDSIGDVINDLLAAFGPKDYAKNYVGEAFGNLLNDVVAFAQANGLSGKDVLVSGHSLGGLAVNSMADLSGGKWGGFFADSNYIAYASPTQSSTDKVLNVGYENDPVFRALDGSTFTGASIGVHDAPKESATDNIVSFNDHYASTAWNLLPYSILNIPTWISHLPTAYGDGMNRVIDSKFYDLTSRDSTIIVANLSDPARANTWVQDLNRNAETHKGSTFIIGSDANDLIQGGSGNDYLEGRAGNDTFRDSGGYNVILGGQGSNTLDLQSAVKSFDFANDGAGNLYVRDANGGISITRDIGSIVTKEPGFLWGLFKDDVTHSVTASGLKVGNNVTAYDSSVKGTNGADTLKAHAGGDWLFGLDGNDHLIGGAGNDVFVGGAGNDLMESGGGADTFLFNGAFGQDRVVGFTANDKLVFLGVQGVLPAEDFRAHAATVGQDTVLTFGNDSVTLVGVSLNSLSADGVVIA encoded by the coding sequence ATGGGTGTGTATGACTACAAGAACTTCGGCACAGCCGATTCCAAGGCGTTGTTCAGCGATGCCATGGCGATCACGCTGTATTCCTATCACAACCTCGATAACGGCTTTGCCGCCGGTTATCAGCACAACGGATTCGGCCTCGGCCTGCCCGCTACGCTGGTCACGGCGCTGCTCGGTGGCACCGACTCCCAAGGCGTCATCCCCGGCATTCCGTGGAACCCCGACTCGGAAAAACTCGCCCTCGACGCCGTGAAAAAAGCCGGTTGGACGCCGATCACCGCCTCGCAATTGGGCTACGACGGCAAGACCGATGCGCGAGGAACCTTCTTCGGCGAGAAGGCCGGTTACACCACCGCGCAAGTGGAAATCCTTGGCAAGTACGACGCCCAAGGCCATCTCACGGAACTCGGCATTGCCTTTCGCGGCACCAGCGGCCCGCGGGAAAACCTGATCCTCGACTCCATTGGCGACGTGATCAATGACCTGCTCGCGGCCTTCGGCCCCAAGGATTACGCCAAGAACTACGTCGGCGAAGCCTTCGGCAATCTGCTCAATGATGTGGTGGCGTTTGCCCAGGCCAACGGCCTCAGCGGCAAGGACGTACTGGTCAGTGGGCACAGCCTCGGCGGCCTGGCGGTCAACAGCATGGCGGACTTGAGTGGCGGCAAGTGGGGCGGTTTCTTTGCCGATTCCAATTACATTGCCTACGCCTCGCCGACCCAGAGCAGCACCGACAAAGTGCTCAACGTCGGCTATGAAAACGACCCGGTGTTCCGCGCCCTCGACGGCTCGACCTTCACTGGCGCCTCCATCGGTGTGCACGATGCGCCGAAAGAGTCGGCCACCGACAACATCGTCAGCTTCAACGATCACTACGCCTCGACCGCGTGGAATCTGCTGCCGTACTCGATCCTCAACATTCCCACCTGGATCTCGCACTTGCCGACCGCGTATGGCGACGGCATGAACCGGGTGATCGACTCAAAATTCTACGACCTGACCAGTCGCGACTCGACGATCATCGTCGCCAACCTCTCGGACCCGGCGCGGGCCAACACCTGGGTGCAGGACCTCAACCGCAACGCCGAAACCCACAAGGGCAGCACGTTCATCATCGGCAGTGACGCCAACGATCTGATCCAGGGCGGCAGCGGCAACGATTATCTGGAGGGGCGCGCCGGCAACGACACCTTCCGCGATAGCGGCGGCTACAACGTCATCCTTGGCGGGCAGGGCAGCAACACCCTCGATCTGCAAAGCGCAGTGAAGAGCTTCGACTTCGCCAATGACGGCGCCGGCAACTTGTACGTGCGCGATGCCAACGGCGGGATCAGCATCACCCGCGACATCGGCAGTATCGTCACCAAGGAACCGGGGTTTCTCTGGGGCCTGTTCAAGGATGATGTGACCCACAGCGTCACGGCCAGCGGTTTGAAGGTCGGCAACAACGTCACGGCGTACGACTCCAGCGTCAAAGGCACCAATGGCGCCGACACGCTGAAGGCGCATGCCGGTGGCGACTGGTTGTTCGGGCTGGACGGCAACGATCACCTGATCGGTGGCGCGGGCAATGACGTGTTTGTTGGCGGTGCCGGTAACGACCTGATGGAGTCGGGGGGCGGGGCGGATACGTTTCTGTTCAACGGCGCGTTTGGGCAGGATCGGGTAGTTGGTTTTACCGCCAACGACAAACTGGTGTTTCTCGGTGTGCAGGGTGTTTTGCCGGCGGAGGATTTCCGTGCCCATGCTGCGACTGTCGGGCAGGATACGGTGCTGACGTTTGGCAACGATTCGGTGACGTTGGTCGGGGTGTCGCTGAACAGCTTGAGTGCTGATGGTGTGGTGATCGCCTGA
- a CDS encoding YgdI/YgdR family lipoprotein produces the protein MKIKSLGIPFAIAAALALAGCSTPTVVTLQNGTQYLTKDMPKTKTKDGFYEFEDISGAKVKVRADEVATVREED, from the coding sequence ATGAAAATCAAATCACTGGGCATCCCTTTCGCCATCGCCGCCGCACTGGCGCTGGCCGGTTGCTCGACGCCGACAGTGGTCACCCTGCAGAACGGCACCCAGTATCTGACCAAGGACATGCCGAAGACCAAAACCAAGGACGGCTTCTATGAGTTCGAGGATATTTCCGGGGCCAAGGTGAAGGTCCGCGCTGATGAAGTGGCGACCGTTCGCGAAGAAGACTGA